In Desulfovibrio sp. 86, the following proteins share a genomic window:
- a CDS encoding 3-dehydroquinate synthase II family protein has protein sequence MSRIYFNCTPFDKGDVTLALESGVDGVIVPREHVQQVAGLSRCTVWAAEETPMAELNAKADEEAVLQRLLAGERVVLARGWEVIPVENLLAQSDSVLAEAGTLDEARLAAGILERGVAGIVVSREAVSELKDIVAQCKMARTREELQTGVVTRVECVGLGHRVCADTLSLLRKGQGMLVGNSSAFTFLVHAETEHNEYVAARPFRVNAGAVHAYVRLPGDQTTYLGEFRAGQEVLVVDYTGETSVATLGRVKIEVRPMLLVEAQVQTDDGVKTGAVFLQNAETIRLTTPEGEAVSVVGLKPGDRVLCRLDEAGRHFGMRVREDIQEV, from the coding sequence ATGTCACGCATTTACTTCAACTGCACTCCCTTTGACAAAGGCGACGTAACGCTGGCCCTCGAGTCCGGCGTGGACGGCGTCATCGTGCCGCGCGAGCATGTGCAGCAGGTGGCCGGTCTTTCGCGCTGCACCGTATGGGCCGCCGAAGAAACGCCCATGGCGGAACTCAACGCCAAGGCTGACGAAGAGGCCGTGCTGCAAAGGCTGCTGGCCGGGGAGCGCGTGGTGCTGGCTCGCGGCTGGGAGGTTATACCGGTAGAAAACCTTCTGGCGCAGAGCGACAGTGTCCTGGCCGAGGCCGGAACGCTGGACGAGGCCCGCCTTGCCGCAGGAATTCTGGAACGCGGTGTGGCGGGCATTGTTGTATCCAGAGAGGCCGTGTCCGAGCTCAAGGATATCGTGGCCCAATGCAAGATGGCCCGCACCCGCGAGGAGCTTCAGACCGGCGTGGTCACCCGTGTGGAGTGCGTCGGCCTGGGGCACCGCGTCTGCGCCGACACCCTTTCGCTCTTGCGCAAGGGCCAGGGCATGCTGGTGGGCAACTCCAGCGCGTTCACCTTTCTTGTGCACGCCGAAACCGAACACAATGAATACGTGGCCGCGCGCCCCTTCAGGGTCAATGCCGGAGCCGTGCACGCCTATGTGCGCCTGCCGGGCGACCAGACCACCTACCTCGGCGAGTTCAGGGCCGGGCAGGAAGTGCTTGTTGTGGACTATACCGGTGAAACCAGCGTCGCCACCCTTGGGCGGGTCAAGATTGAAGTGCGCCCCATGCTGCTGGTGGAGGCGCAGGTGCAGACCGATGACGGCGTGAAGACAGGCGCTGTTTTTCTGCAGAATGCCGAAACCATCCGCCTGACCACGCCAGAGGGCGAAGCCGTGAGCGTTGTGGGCCTCAAGCCCGGCGACCGCGTGCTCTGCCGCCTGGACGAAGCTGGCCGCCACTTTGGCATGCGCGTGCGCGAAGATATCCAGGAGGTTTAG
- a CDS encoding 3-phosphoshikimate 1-carboxyvinyltransferase, with protein sequence MNQTKDTVAASNADLTNTAETVAVTAPASKSVSHRYLMGAALAHGTSVVRHTLESRDLERTRAILCAAGAKMEELPESTPSSGAWRVTGMDGRPSGGTAAAPLSCDVEESGTTCRLLTAVLAAGHGVFRIHGAGRMHERPIAELTNALAALGTKTVFEEKPDCPPCVITADGLDPACCGGTVELGMDISSQYFSGLLLAAPMGPSPLTLSLGGGKAVSWPYVGLTLQCLTDYGIRFEVQTRPDAAAAWQTLPHGAWRQLAEARPGCLRVTVHPGRYQAGEYTVEGDWSGASYLLAAGALGRRPVRVEGLRADSLQGDRAMLEILQKMGARVSVEPQAVTVYPSRLHGVELDMGHCPDLVPTVAMLAAFAQGSTRIRNVAHLRHKESDRIKAPATELAKTGVIVDELSDGMLVNGLGGRNNGKPNHPVLPEGQSLSAHNDHRIAMSLALLDLCLPEATVRSRLDDPSVVSKSFPQFWSVWGQLA encoded by the coding sequence ATGAACCAGACCAAGGATACCGTGGCCGCCAGCAACGCGGACCTCACGAACACAGCGGAAACAGTGGCGGTCACCGCGCCTGCCTCAAAGTCGGTTTCGCACCGCTACCTCATGGGCGCGGCCCTGGCCCACGGCACGTCCGTTGTGCGTCATACGCTTGAAAGCCGCGACCTGGAACGCACCCGGGCCATCCTTTGCGCCGCTGGCGCGAAGATGGAGGAACTGCCCGAAAGCACGCCCTCGTCCGGGGCCTGGCGCGTCACGGGCATGGACGGCAGGCCTTCGGGCGGCACGGCCGCAGCGCCTCTTTCCTGTGACGTGGAGGAGTCCGGCACCACCTGTCGCCTGCTCACGGCCGTACTGGCCGCCGGACACGGCGTGTTCCGCATCCACGGCGCGGGGCGCATGCACGAGCGGCCCATTGCCGAACTGACCAATGCCCTGGCGGCCCTTGGGACCAAAACCGTTTTTGAGGAAAAGCCCGACTGCCCCCCCTGCGTGATCACCGCCGACGGTCTTGATCCGGCGTGCTGCGGCGGCACGGTGGAACTGGGCATGGATATTTCAAGCCAGTATTTTTCAGGCTTGCTGCTGGCCGCTCCCATGGGGCCGTCGCCCCTGACCCTGTCGCTCGGCGGGGGCAAGGCCGTGTCCTGGCCCTATGTGGGCCTGACCCTGCAATGCCTGACGGACTACGGCATCAGATTTGAGGTGCAGACCCGCCCCGACGCCGCAGCCGCGTGGCAGACCCTGCCCCACGGCGCATGGCGCCAGCTTGCCGAGGCCAGGCCCGGCTGTTTGCGCGTCACCGTGCATCCCGGCCGCTACCAGGCGGGCGAGTACACGGTGGAGGGCGACTGGTCCGGCGCATCCTACCTGCTGGCCGCCGGCGCTCTGGGCCGCCGCCCCGTGCGCGTGGAAGGCCTGCGGGCCGATTCCCTTCAGGGCGACCGCGCCATGCTGGAAATCCTGCAAAAAATGGGCGCGCGGGTCAGCGTTGAGCCGCAAGCCGTCACAGTGTATCCCTCCCGCCTGCACGGCGTGGAACTGGATATGGGACACTGCCCCGACCTTGTGCCCACGGTGGCCATGCTGGCGGCCTTTGCCCAGGGCTCCACGCGCATCCGCAATGTGGCCCACCTGCGCCACAAGGAATCTGACCGCATCAAGGCCCCTGCCACGGAACTGGCCAAAACCGGCGTCATCGTGGACGAGCTTTCTGACGGCATGCTGGTCAACGGCCTGGGCGGCCGCAACAACGGCAAGCCCAACCACCCCGTGCTGCCCGAAGGGCAAAGCCTGTCGGCCCACAACGACCACCGCATAGCCATGTCCCTGGCCCTGCTGGATCTGTGCCTGCCCGAGGCCACGGTGCGCTCGCGCCTGGACGACCCCTCAGTGGTCAGCAAGTCCTTTCCGCAGTTCTGGAGCGTCTGGGGGCAGCTGGCATGA
- a CDS encoding MFS transporter: MFYGWKISLLSMGGNFMLQGSVLYCMNAFMEPLCDAYGWTRAELNVSMAVAALVGQLAMPVAASLSARFSLRRLMASGALVGGVATILQGMTGNMALFTLLFTIAWSATQICGGVVGNALVSNWFYYFRGRAFGVANAGTSLSGVVLPLAAMVLINHFDVSTAYLVLGLLTCALAPLSWALVRDTPQAMHMHPDGRRHDPPVSRKQCATDTSFTGLLHSPRAYCLGMTFGLALMVSSSVMSQMKPRFVDLGIAPYPAMLLACSAALCAALGKYVWGWACDRFTPLTAVHGIMLACAASLCLGFLPPNVWTMTVFSLSFGLCVGGLWTVLPAVVSYYYGSGNFLPSYKFVSIFIMLRCLGYPIMGYSYEITGGYGAADIAFVGLLLLSLGLSLYLREGDAVEGAVRRRRV; encoded by the coding sequence ATGTTTTACGGGTGGAAAATCAGTCTGCTGTCCATGGGCGGCAATTTTATGTTGCAGGGCAGCGTGCTCTACTGCATGAACGCTTTTATGGAGCCCCTGTGCGACGCCTATGGCTGGACGCGCGCTGAACTCAACGTCAGCATGGCTGTGGCCGCCCTTGTGGGGCAGTTGGCCATGCCGGTGGCGGCTTCGCTCTCCGCACGGTTTTCATTGCGCCGCCTGATGGCTTCAGGGGCGCTGGTGGGCGGTGTTGCCACCATTCTTCAGGGTATGACGGGCAATATGGCGCTCTTTACCCTGCTGTTCACCATTGCCTGGAGCGCCACCCAGATATGCGGCGGCGTGGTGGGCAACGCCCTGGTGAGCAACTGGTTCTATTATTTTCGTGGTCGGGCTTTTGGCGTCGCCAACGCGGGCACATCGCTGTCGGGCGTTGTGCTGCCCCTGGCGGCCATGGTGCTGATCAACCATTTTGACGTGAGCACGGCCTATCTTGTGCTCGGCCTGCTGACCTGCGCGCTGGCCCCCCTGTCCTGGGCGCTGGTGCGCGATACGCCGCAGGCCATGCACATGCACCCGGACGGCAGAAGACACGACCCCCCGGTGAGCCGCAAACAGTGCGCGACGGACACATCCTTCACAGGGCTTTTGCATTCGCCCCGCGCCTACTGCCTGGGCATGACCTTCGGTCTGGCGCTCATGGTCAGCTCTTCGGTCATGAGCCAGATGAAACCCCGTTTTGTGGACCTGGGCATTGCGCCCTATCCGGCCATGCTGCTGGCCTGCTCCGCCGCGCTGTGCGCGGCCCTTGGCAAATATGTGTGGGGTTGGGCCTGCGACCGCTTCACGCCCCTGACTGCAGTTCACGGCATTATGCTGGCCTGCGCCGCAAGCCTGTGTCTGGGCTTTCTGCCGCCCAACGTGTGGACCATGACCGTCTTCAGCCTCAGCTTCGGCCTGTGCGTGGGCGGATTGTGGACAGTGCTGCCCGCCGTGGTTTCCTACTATTACGGCAGCGGCAATTTTTTGCCCTCGTACAAGTTCGTGTCCATCTTCATCATGCTGCGCTGCCTGGGATACCCCATCATGGGCTATTCCTATGAAATAACGGGCGGCTATGGGGCTGCGGACATTGCTTTTGTGGGCTTGCTGCTGCTTTCGCTGGGATTGAGTTTGTACCTGCGTGAAGGCGACGCCGTGGAGGGCGCTGTGCGTCGGCGCAGGGTTTAG
- a CDS encoding 2-amino-3,7-dideoxy-D-threo-hept-6-ulosonate synthase yields MYLGKKVRLERIINRENGRTIIVPMDHGVTIGAVDGLVDMRGAVNDMALGGADAVLMHKGLVRCSHRSAGKDIGLIVHLSASTALTPNGNTKTLVGTVEEGIKHGADCVSVHVNLGDPNERLMLADLGRVAEACDNWHIPLLAMMYARGPQIQNGFDKNIVAHCARVGVELGADIVKVPYTGDVDSFAEVVSSCCVPVVIAGGERMESTRQILQMVSDSVQAGGAGISVGRNVFQHPNRVALVKALRAIVHENASVAQAMTIVGE; encoded by the coding sequence ATGTACCTTGGCAAAAAAGTCCGCCTGGAACGCATCATCAATCGTGAGAACGGCCGCACCATTATCGTGCCTATGGATCACGGCGTTACCATCGGCGCTGTTGATGGTCTTGTGGACATGCGGGGCGCCGTCAATGACATGGCCCTCGGTGGAGCGGACGCAGTGCTCATGCACAAGGGCCTCGTGCGCTGCTCCCACCGCAGCGCGGGCAAAGATATCGGCCTCATCGTCCATCTTTCCGCCTCCACCGCCCTGACGCCCAACGGCAACACCAAGACCCTGGTGGGCACGGTGGAAGAAGGCATCAAGCACGGCGCGGACTGCGTTTCCGTGCACGTCAACCTGGGCGACCCCAACGAACGCCTCATGCTGGCCGACCTTGGCCGCGTGGCCGAAGCCTGTGACAACTGGCATATCCCGCTGCTGGCCATGATGTACGCTCGCGGCCCGCAGATCCAGAACGGCTTTGACAAAAACATCGTGGCCCATTGCGCCCGCGTGGGCGTGGAACTGGGCGCGGACATCGTCAAGGTTCCCTACACCGGCGATGTGGACAGCTTTGCCGAGGTGGTCTCCTCCTGCTGCGTGCCCGTGGTCATTGCCGGGGGCGAACGTATGGAATCCACCCGCCAGATACTCCAGATGGTTTCCGACTCCGTCCAGGCTGGCGGCGCGGGCATTTCCGTGGGGCGCAACGTTTTTCAGCATCCCAACCGCGTGGCGCTCGTCAAGGCCCTGCGCGCCATCGTGCACGAAAACGCCTCTGTGGCTCAGGCCATGACCATTGTGGGAGAATAG
- the cbiR gene encoding cobamide remodeling phosphodiesterase CbiR codes for MPDPSRPPRAWAEARPAPEQTGKGGGRRLEGRIAAPSFVIAANVADNASFLAHKVDEVGLCLFETRGCLDYGPADLPAALAHLPLRWHAHLPVDLPWPASATAGATRPAREAARLALAVLDRVYALVPQMTLQAAVLHPPEGSPALQRRMLADFARFWHAQEHAAPPLLLENVAHSDVLCLGGSFLADHGLGLCLDVGHLLGYVQKELLHSALPRQAAMLHWSAPGNGDQHLPLTAFTPEQRHIAQSLMADAPPTATHMVEVFNWDGLSASLPVLAALAGQSQ; via the coding sequence ATGCCTGATCCTTCCCGGCCGCCCCGCGCCTGGGCAGAGGCACGCCCCGCGCCGGAGCAGACGGGCAAGGGCGGCGGGCGACGGCTTGAGGGCCGCATTGCCGCGCCGTCCTTTGTCATTGCCGCCAATGTGGCCGACAACGCCTCCTTTCTGGCCCACAAGGTGGACGAGGTGGGCCTGTGCCTTTTTGAAACGCGCGGCTGCCTGGACTATGGGCCAGCCGACCTGCCTGCCGCCCTTGCCCACCTGCCCCTGCGCTGGCATGCCCACCTGCCCGTGGATCTGCCCTGGCCCGCCAGCGCGACCGCAGGCGCGACACGGCCGGCCCGCGAGGCCGCCCGGCTGGCTCTGGCCGTGCTGGACAGGGTATACGCCCTTGTGCCCCAGATGACCTTGCAGGCCGCCGTGCTGCACCCGCCCGAGGGTTCCCCCGCCTTGCAGCGCCGCATGCTGGCTGATTTCGCAAGGTTTTGGCACGCGCAGGAGCATGCTGCGCCGCCCCTGCTGTTGGAAAACGTGGCGCACAGCGATGTGCTCTGTCTTGGCGGCAGTTTCCTCGCAGACCACGGCCTGGGCCTTTGTCTGGACGTGGGGCATCTCCTGGGCTATGTTCAAAAAGAGTTGCTGCACTCCGCACTGCCGCGCCAGGCGGCCATGCTGCACTGGAGCGCTCCGGGCAACGGCGACCAGCATCTGCCGCTCACCGCTTTCACGCCGGAGCAGCGGCATATCGCGCAGAGTCTTATGGCTGATGCGCCGCCCACAGCCACACACATGGTCGAAGTTTTCAACTGGGACGGCCTCTCGGCCTCATTGCCTGTTTTGGCGGCCCTTGCGGGCCAATCCCAATGA
- a CDS encoding DHH family phosphoesterase: MLPTAEAVAHMKDWRQNLDKDDRWCILINADPDALASAMALKRLLLPRVHNADIARVNEVTRPDNLAMIRYLHIPVRAWQPEKADQYTRFAIVDSQPHHHKAFQGIPFDCIIDHHPLPPATCGTVAALHPSFCDIRPGLGATSTIMTRYFQALRLRPSPRLATALLYGIRTDTAAFERSGDEDDFRAYQWLSRHADNNLLRRIIRSEYLREWLPLFSRAFRGLTDCRGSGAFAWLNEVSSGDLLVAVADFFTRVHGLKWIAVSGIVGKTVIVIFRGDGARDIGRLADACFYDVGQAGGHRTLGRAEFSLDAVPEDTKPADFVLKRLETRKLRPQTARDAAQASASAPAAAPAATLAAAALAHTANEPSDCKNKK, encoded by the coding sequence ATGCTGCCCACTGCCGAAGCCGTCGCCCATATGAAGGACTGGCGACAGAATCTGGACAAAGATGACCGCTGGTGCATTCTCATCAATGCTGATCCTGACGCTTTGGCCTCGGCCATGGCCTTGAAGCGCCTTCTTCTGCCCAGGGTGCACAATGCCGATATCGCCCGCGTCAATGAAGTGACCCGGCCCGACAATCTGGCCATGATACGGTATCTGCACATTCCCGTTCGCGCATGGCAACCCGAAAAGGCCGACCAGTACACGCGCTTTGCCATTGTGGATTCGCAGCCGCACCACCACAAGGCATTTCAGGGCATTCCCTTCGACTGCATCATTGACCACCACCCCCTGCCGCCGGCCACGTGCGGCACGGTCGCGGCCCTGCATCCCTCTTTCTGCGACATCCGGCCGGGGCTTGGCGCCACCAGCACCATCATGACGCGGTATTTTCAGGCCCTGCGCCTGCGGCCCAGCCCCCGTCTGGCCACAGCCCTGCTCTACGGCATCCGCACGGATACGGCGGCCTTTGAACGGTCGGGCGACGAGGACGATTTTCGCGCCTATCAGTGGCTGTCGCGCCATGCGGACAACAATCTGCTGCGCCGCATCATACGCAGTGAATACCTGCGCGAATGGCTGCCGCTTTTTTCGCGGGCCTTCCGTGGCCTTACCGACTGCCGGGGTAGCGGGGCCTTTGCCTGGCTCAATGAGGTCAGCAGCGGCGACCTGCTGGTGGCCGTGGCGGACTTCTTCACCCGTGTTCACGGCCTCAAGTGGATCGCGGTCAGCGGCATTGTGGGCAAAACCGTCATTGTCATCTTTCGTGGTGATGGAGCCAGAGATATCGGCCGCCTGGCCGACGCCTGCTTTTATGACGTGGGGCAGGCCGGTGGGCACCGCACCCTGGGCCGGGCGGAGTTCAGCCTGGACGCCGTGCCGGAAGACACCAAACCCGCCGACTTTGTGCTCAAGCGGCTCGAAACCCGCAAGCTGCGGCCCCAGACCGCGCGCGACGCCGCGCAGGCTTCGGCCTCTGCCCCCGCCGCTGCTCCGGCCGCTACCCTCGCCGCTGCCGCTCTGGCTCACACGGCGAATGAACCTTCGGACTGCAAAAACAAGAAATAA
- a CDS encoding prephenate dehydrogenase/arogenate dehydrogenase family protein, whose product MGAMLIQRAQAAGLAIAGADVPLTPEKLAHACAGAAMAIICVPAAVFDEVTAAVCPHLPSTAVLTDITSVKEQPLRQMERLWAGPVVGTHPLFGPNPEADAELPVAITPGHHAGPEHLALVEGFFADLGCRTFLTSAEKHDKAMARIQNMNFITSLAYFALLAGQDDLLPFLTPSFRRRQHAARKMLTEDARLFSGLFEANAHSHEAVRQYRQMLNLAAAGDIDLLCERAGWWWQEDENEGENRAASEAPNVLQNAAQNAAPNTGGHNGRM is encoded by the coding sequence ATGGGAGCCATGCTCATACAGCGCGCCCAGGCCGCCGGTCTGGCCATAGCCGGAGCCGACGTGCCCCTTACGCCGGAAAAACTGGCGCATGCCTGCGCCGGAGCGGCCATGGCCATCATCTGCGTGCCCGCCGCCGTGTTTGACGAGGTGACAGCCGCAGTCTGTCCCCATTTGCCGTCCACGGCGGTGCTCACCGATATCACCTCCGTGAAGGAGCAGCCCCTGCGCCAGATGGAACGCCTCTGGGCCGGGCCCGTGGTGGGCACGCACCCGCTTTTCGGTCCCAACCCCGAAGCTGACGCCGAACTGCCCGTGGCCATCACTCCGGGCCACCATGCGGGGCCGGAACACCTGGCCCTGGTTGAGGGCTTTTTTGCCGACCTTGGCTGCCGCACCTTTCTGACCTCGGCGGAAAAGCACGACAAGGCCATGGCCCGCATCCAGAACATGAACTTTATCACCAGCCTGGCCTATTTTGCCCTGCTGGCCGGGCAGGACGATTTGCTGCCCTTTCTTACGCCGTCCTTTCGGCGGCGGCAGCACGCGGCCCGCAAGATGCTCACGGAGGACGCCCGTCTCTTTTCCGGCCTGTTCGAAGCCAACGCCCACAGCCACGAAGCCGTGCGTCAGTACCGGCAGATGCTCAACCTCGCCGCTGCCGGGGACATTGATCTGCTCTGTGAACGGGCTGGCTGGTGGTGGCAGGAGGACGAAAACGAGGGCGAAAACAGGGCCGCGTCAGAAGCCCCCAATGTGCTCCAAAATGCGGCCCAAAATGCGGCCCCAAATACGGGCGGTCACAACGGCCGGATGTAA
- the pheA gene encoding prephenate dehydratase, producing MDGSNSHWPDAARHTAGDQDQPGNAEERLSAIRNEIDAVDQDLLSLFNRRAALSREVGHIKADVPGIIFKPVREKEVLDSLAARNPGPLPEDHLRAIWREIFSSSRALQRPQNVAYLGPEGTFSYFAGVEYLGHAATFHACNDLTQVFEEVSSGNCELGVVPLENSLQGTVGVSFDLFLKHDVFIQAELFSRISHCLLSNAPSLAAVRTVYSHPQPLAQCGGWLRAHLPNAGLVPVESTAAAAQRAAQADQGHTAAIGHGKLADLMGLGILASRIEDEPGNWTRFVIIGPKVSGGQGGNKTQNPQPGHSGADKTSLLFTLPDKAGALSHVLDLLAKHDINMRKLESRPLRGQCWKYVFFADVESDLEDPRYASLLTKLHEACTSFRILGSYPMGPQLDRLDLHTEESEQQES from the coding sequence ATGGACGGCAGCAACAGCCACTGGCCCGATGCCGCCCGGCACACTGCGGGGGACCAAGATCAGCCCGGCAATGCCGAGGAGCGCCTTTCGGCCATCCGCAATGAAATAGACGCGGTGGATCAGGATCTGCTGTCCCTTTTCAACCGCCGCGCGGCCCTGAGCCGCGAGGTGGGGCACATCAAGGCCGACGTGCCGGGCATCATCTTCAAGCCCGTGCGTGAAAAGGAAGTGCTGGACAGTCTGGCAGCCCGCAACCCCGGCCCCTTGCCCGAAGATCATCTGCGGGCCATCTGGCGCGAGATTTTTTCTTCCTCACGCGCCCTGCAACGACCGCAAAACGTCGCCTATCTTGGCCCCGAAGGCACATTTTCCTATTTTGCCGGTGTGGAGTATCTGGGGCACGCGGCCACATTCCATGCCTGCAACGATTTGACGCAGGTCTTTGAGGAAGTGTCTTCGGGCAATTGCGAACTTGGCGTCGTTCCGCTTGAAAACTCCCTGCAGGGCACTGTGGGCGTAAGTTTTGATCTTTTTCTCAAGCACGACGTTTTTATCCAGGCCGAGCTTTTTTCGCGCATATCCCATTGCCTGTTGAGCAACGCGCCTTCCCTGGCCGCCGTGCGCACGGTGTATTCGCACCCGCAGCCCCTGGCCCAGTGTGGCGGCTGGCTGCGCGCCCATCTGCCCAACGCGGGGCTGGTGCCGGTGGAATCCACCGCCGCAGCGGCCCAGCGGGCCGCGCAGGCGGATCAGGGCCACACCGCAGCCATCGGACACGGCAAGCTGGCCGACCTCATGGGCCTTGGCATTCTTGCCAGCCGCATCGAGGACGAGCCCGGCAACTGGACGCGCTTTGTCATCATCGGCCCCAAGGTCAGCGGCGGACAGGGCGGCAACAAGACGCAGAACCCGCAGCCCGGCCACAGCGGAGCGGACAAGACCTCGCTGCTCTTCACCCTGCCGGACAAGGCCGGGGCCCTTTCGCACGTGCTGGATCTGCTGGCCAAACACGACATCAACATGCGCAAGCTGGAATCGCGCCCCCTGCGCGGCCAGTGCTGGAAGTACGTGTTCTTCGCCGATGTGGAAAGCGATCTTGAAGACCCGCGCTATGCGAGCCTGCTGACAAAACTGCACGAAGCCTGCACCAGCTTTCGCATTCTGGGCAGCTACCCCATGGGTCCGCAACTGGACCGCCTAGACCTTCATACGGAAGAATCGGAGCAGCAAGAATCATGA